A portion of the Streptomyces sp. NBC_01335 genome contains these proteins:
- a CDS encoding acetyl-CoA C-acetyltransferase: MTDPLDVVVCEPLRTPIGRFGGSFAQSTPAALAARLVSEVVARTGVDPDRIDEVILGHSYPTSEAPAIGRVAALDAGLPVTVTGTQVDRRCGSGLQAVLDAAMQIRTGFSEVVIAGGVDVMSAAPYYTHDGRWGIKGPGLQLHDSLARGRATAGGLHHPVPGGMIETAENLRRTYGISREDQDALALRSQRRAARAAAEGRYDAEIVPVTVRTRKGELTVSADEHPRPDTTAEQLAALRTVMGKSDPEATVTAGNASGQNDAAAACLVTSAATAERLGLTPLVRLVSFARAGVPASTMGIGPVPATRTALERAGLTLADLDLIEINEAFAAQVLACTRELGLGEKDHEQRINVNGSGISLGHPVGATGARILATLSREMHRSGARYGLETMCIGGGQGLAAIFERVTG; this comes from the coding sequence GTGACCGACCCGCTCGACGTCGTCGTCTGCGAACCGCTGCGCACCCCGATCGGCCGTTTCGGCGGCTCCTTCGCGCAGTCGACCCCCGCCGCCCTCGCCGCACGCCTCGTCTCCGAGGTCGTCGCGCGGACCGGCGTCGACCCGGACCGGATCGACGAGGTCATCCTCGGCCACTCCTACCCGACCTCCGAGGCACCCGCCATCGGCCGGGTCGCCGCACTCGACGCGGGTCTCCCCGTCACCGTCACGGGTACGCAGGTCGACCGGCGCTGCGGCTCGGGCCTCCAAGCCGTCCTGGACGCGGCGATGCAGATCCGTACGGGCTTCAGCGAGGTCGTGATCGCGGGCGGGGTCGACGTCATGAGCGCCGCCCCCTACTACACCCACGACGGACGCTGGGGCATCAAGGGTCCCGGCCTCCAGCTCCACGACTCCCTCGCGCGTGGCCGGGCCACCGCCGGCGGCCTCCACCACCCCGTCCCCGGCGGCATGATCGAGACGGCCGAGAACCTGCGCCGGACGTACGGGATCAGCCGTGAGGACCAGGACGCGCTCGCCCTGCGCTCCCAGCGGCGCGCCGCCCGCGCCGCCGCCGAGGGCCGGTACGACGCGGAGATCGTCCCCGTCACCGTCCGGACCCGCAAGGGCGAGCTGACCGTGAGCGCCGACGAGCACCCCCGCCCCGACACCACCGCCGAGCAACTGGCCGCGCTGCGCACGGTGATGGGGAAGTCCGACCCGGAGGCGACGGTCACCGCCGGCAACGCCAGCGGCCAGAACGACGCCGCTGCCGCCTGCCTGGTCACCAGCGCCGCCACCGCCGAACGCCTGGGCCTGACCCCGCTGGTGCGGCTGGTCTCCTTCGCCCGCGCCGGTGTTCCCGCCTCGACCATGGGCATCGGCCCGGTGCCCGCCACCCGGACGGCGCTGGAGCGTGCCGGACTCACCCTCGCCGACCTCGACCTCATCGAGATCAACGAGGCCTTCGCCGCCCAGGTCCTCGCCTGCACCCGCGAGTTGGGTCTCGGCGAGAAGGACCACGAGCAGCGGATCAACGTCAACGGTTCCGGCATCTCCCTCGGCCACCCCGTCGGCGCCACCGGCGCCCGCATCCTGGCCACCCTCAGCCGGGAGATGCACCGGTCCGGGGCCCGCTACGGCCTGGAGACCATGTGCATCGGCGGCGGCCAGGGTCTCGCCGCGATCTTCGAGCGCGTCACCGGCTGA
- a CDS encoding chaplin yields MRQVLKKNTLLIAAATGLLSVAGSQAYADAGASGAAVGSPGVGSGNVVQVPVHVPVNVCGNTVNVIALLNPAFGNTCVNADTPDLPPVDLPPIDLPPVDQPPVDQPPVDQPPVDQPPVDQPPVDQPPVDQPPVDQPPVNQPPTDQPPVDQPPTAQPPVDQPPSEEPPAEEPPADEPPSGTPVAPAPPELAETGAATTGLAAGTSAAMLLGGVLLMRRARDARN; encoded by the coding sequence ATGCGACAGGTTCTGAAGAAAAACACGCTGCTCATCGCCGCCGCCACGGGGCTCCTCTCCGTCGCCGGCAGCCAGGCGTACGCCGATGCCGGCGCGTCCGGCGCGGCGGTCGGCTCCCCCGGGGTCGGCTCAGGAAACGTGGTCCAGGTCCCCGTCCACGTCCCGGTCAACGTGTGCGGCAACACGGTGAACGTCATCGCGCTGCTCAACCCGGCCTTCGGCAACACCTGCGTCAACGCGGACACGCCCGACCTGCCTCCGGTGGACCTGCCGCCCATCGATCTGCCGCCGGTCGACCAGCCCCCGGTGGACCAGCCGCCCGTGGACCAGCCGCCGGTCGACCAGCCCCCCGTCGACCAGCCTCCGGTCGACCAGCCGCCCGTCGACCAGCCCCCCGTGGACCAGCCTCCGGTGAACCAGCCTCCCACCGACCAGCCGCCGGTCGACCAGCCCCCCACCGCCCAGCCGCCGGTCGACCAGCCGCCGTCGGAGGAGCCCCCGGCGGAGGAGCCCCCGGCCGACGAGCCGCCGTCGGGTACCCCCGTCGCACCGGCTCCGCCGGAGCTGGCCGAGACCGGTGCGGCCACCACCGGCCTGGCCGCCGGCACGAGCGCCGCGATGCTGCTCGGCGGGGTGCTGCTGATGCGCCGTGCCCGGGACGCGCGCAACTGA
- a CDS encoding rodlin — MIKKVLATGAVAASILGLGATQAMAIGNDGGTTSVNGNGATQSYGNAETRGDWSPQFGLVQGSLNKPCVGLPLKANLGSLIGLVPISVQDINVLSSPQNQQCTENSTQAKGDEALSHILDDIPILSGNGAANN, encoded by the coding sequence GTGATCAAGAAGGTTCTGGCGACGGGTGCCGTCGCCGCATCCATCCTCGGTCTCGGGGCCACGCAGGCCATGGCCATCGGCAACGACGGCGGCACGACCTCGGTCAACGGCAACGGTGCCACGCAGTCCTACGGCAACGCCGAGACGCGCGGTGACTGGAGCCCGCAGTTCGGCCTGGTCCAGGGCTCGCTGAACAAGCCCTGCGTCGGGCTGCCGCTCAAGGCCAACCTCGGTTCGCTCATCGGCCTGGTCCCGATCTCGGTCCAGGACATCAACGTGCTGTCCTCGCCGCAGAACCAGCAGTGCACCGAGAACTCGACCCAGGCGAAGGGCGACGAGGCGCTGTCGCACATCCTGGACGACATCCCGATCCTCTCCGGCAACGGCGCCGCCAACAACTGA
- a CDS encoding chaplin, with amino-acid sequence MKYTKVAAVAAGTLMALGAAAPAMADAGAEGVAAGSPGVLSGNVIQVPIHIPLNVCGNTINVIGLLNPAFGNTCVNA; translated from the coding sequence ATGAAGTACACCAAGGTTGCCGCTGTCGCCGCCGGAACCCTGATGGCGCTGGGTGCCGCCGCCCCCGCCATGGCCGACGCCGGTGCCGAGGGCGTCGCCGCCGGTTCCCCGGGCGTTCTCTCCGGGAACGTCATCCAGGTTCCGATCCACATTCCGCTCAACGTCTGCGGCAACACGATCAACGTGATCGGCCTGCTGAACCCGGCGTTCGGCAACACCTGCGTCAACGCCTGA
- a CDS encoding rodlin — protein sequence MFKKIMASAAVAASVVGVSAAFAPSAMAIGNDGGTTSVNGNGAVQSYGNSATHGDWSPQFALIQGSLNKPCIALPAKANLGSLIGLVPITVQDINVLSSPQNQQCTENSTQAKGDEALSHILDGLPILSGNGVGNS from the coding sequence ATGTTCAAGAAGATTATGGCCTCCGCCGCCGTCGCGGCGTCCGTCGTCGGCGTCTCCGCGGCGTTCGCGCCGTCCGCCATGGCCATCGGCAACGACGGCGGCACCACGTCCGTCAACGGCAACGGCGCCGTGCAGTCCTACGGCAACTCCGCCACCCACGGCGACTGGAGCCCGCAGTTCGCGCTCATCCAGGGCTCGCTGAACAAGCCCTGCATCGCGCTGCCGGCCAAGGCCAACCTCGGTTCGCTCATCGGCCTGGTCCCGATCACGGTCCAGGACATCAACGTGCTGTCCTCGCCGCAGAACCAGCAGTGCACCGAGAACTCCACCCAGGCGAAGGGCGACGAGGCGCTGTCGCACATCCTGGACGGTCTCCCGATCCTCTCGGGCAACGGCGTCGGCAACAGCTGA
- a CDS encoding rodlin, translated as MKKMMTGAAMAVSLIGLSVAAAPMALAIGNDGGTTTVNGNGAESEVGNSETRGAFSPQNQLIQGTLNDLCLGVPVKANVGSLIGLIPITVQDVNVLANPQNQQCADNSTQAKGDEPLSHVLDDIPVLSGNGAGNN; from the coding sequence ATGAAGAAGATGATGACCGGCGCGGCAATGGCTGTGTCCCTGATCGGCCTGTCCGTCGCCGCGGCTCCGATGGCCCTGGCGATCGGCAACGACGGCGGCACCACGACGGTCAACGGGAACGGTGCCGAGTCGGAGGTCGGCAACAGCGAGACCAGGGGCGCCTTCAGCCCCCAGAACCAGCTCATCCAGGGCACGCTGAACGACCTGTGCCTCGGTGTGCCGGTCAAGGCCAACGTGGGCTCGCTGATCGGGCTCATCCCGATCACGGTCCAGGACGTCAACGTTCTGGCCAACCCGCAGAACCAGCAGTGCGCGGACAACTCCACGCAGGCCAAGGGCGACGAGCCGCTGTCGCACGTCCTGGACGACATCCCGGTCCTCTCGGGCAACGGCGCCGGCAACAACTGA
- a CDS encoding DUF5949 family protein, whose product MTSSQTSTYPYSPAQLGTQIVIGWSGRNPESGHDVAFLLTYSLGDGRDGPVVGEASMRTALERAGLKVGGGVANAAEQPGLQVKLLVQSGQAVLTLPHFTAQYPAPDEWLAATRDQGQVYGMFATRPWPEAVPGRPVSEDQLRAYAANPEIVATSAHCLMPVRALG is encoded by the coding sequence ATGACTTCCTCCCAGACGTCCACCTACCCCTACTCCCCTGCCCAGTTGGGCACCCAGATCGTGATCGGATGGAGCGGCCGGAACCCCGAGAGCGGGCACGATGTCGCCTTTCTTCTGACCTACTCCCTCGGGGACGGGCGGGACGGTCCGGTGGTCGGCGAGGCCTCCATGCGGACGGCGCTCGAACGGGCCGGCCTCAAGGTCGGCGGCGGCGTCGCGAACGCGGCCGAGCAGCCCGGACTCCAGGTCAAGCTCCTCGTCCAATCCGGCCAGGCCGTCCTGACCCTCCCCCACTTCACCGCGCAGTACCCGGCACCCGACGAGTGGCTGGCCGCCACCAGGGACCAGGGCCAGGTGTACGGCATGTTCGCGACCCGCCCCTGGCCCGAGGCGGTGCCCGGACGGCCGGTCTCGGAAGACCAGTTGCGCGCGTACGCCGCGAACCCCGAGATCGTCGCCACGTCCGCCCACTGCCTGATGCCGGTGCGCGCACTCGGCTGA
- the rsgA gene encoding ribosome small subunit-dependent GTPase A, with translation MSLSSLTALSGHSAPSHPLTPYGWDDDWAAAFAPYAAQGLLPGRVVRVDRGQCDVITPSGTLRADTAFVVPRDPMRIVCTGDWVAVDPDGDPLFVRTLLPRRTAFVRSTSSQRSEGQVLATNIDHIVICVSLAVDLDLGRLERFLALAHSSSSGDALLGGDTDAGGQPEIVVVLTKTDLVPDAATLAHLTEDVAAVAPGAQVLTVSSHTGEGVDVFTALVSSGTSVLIGISGAGKSTLANTLLGEDVMEVMATRDVDGKGRHTTTTRNLLVLPHGGVLIDTPGLRGVGLWDAEEGVGQVFSEIEELAGRCRFHDCAHLSEPGCAVTAAIEDGSLSVRRLDSYRKLLRENQRIVAKTDARVRTEILREWKRKGAEGRASMEAKRGRVR, from the coding sequence TTGTCTCTCTCCTCCCTGACCGCTCTCTCCGGCCACTCGGCCCCGTCGCACCCCCTCACGCCCTACGGCTGGGACGACGACTGGGCCGCCGCCTTCGCCCCGTACGCCGCGCAGGGACTCCTGCCCGGTCGTGTGGTGCGGGTGGACCGGGGTCAGTGCGATGTGATCACTCCCTCCGGCACCCTGCGGGCGGACACCGCCTTCGTCGTGCCCCGCGACCCGATGCGGATCGTCTGCACCGGGGACTGGGTGGCCGTCGACCCCGACGGTGACCCGCTGTTCGTCCGTACGCTGCTGCCGCGGCGTACGGCCTTCGTACGGTCGACCTCCTCGCAGCGCTCCGAGGGGCAGGTGCTCGCCACCAACATCGACCACATCGTCATCTGCGTGTCCCTCGCGGTCGACCTCGACCTCGGCCGGCTCGAACGGTTCCTCGCGCTCGCCCACTCCAGCTCCAGCGGCGACGCCCTGCTCGGCGGCGACACGGATGCCGGTGGACAGCCCGAGATCGTGGTCGTCCTGACCAAGACGGACCTGGTGCCGGACGCGGCGACGCTCGCGCACCTCACCGAGGACGTGGCGGCCGTGGCGCCCGGCGCGCAGGTACTGACGGTCAGCTCGCACACGGGTGAGGGCGTCGACGTGTTCACCGCCCTCGTCTCCAGCGGTACGAGCGTGCTCATCGGCATCTCCGGCGCGGGCAAGTCGACCCTCGCCAACACCCTGCTCGGCGAGGACGTGATGGAGGTGATGGCCACCCGGGACGTCGACGGAAAGGGCCGCCACACCACCACGACCCGGAATCTGCTGGTCCTGCCGCACGGCGGGGTGCTCATCGACACCCCCGGGCTGCGTGGGGTCGGACTCTGGGACGCCGAGGAGGGCGTCGGTCAGGTCTTCTCGGAGATCGAGGAACTGGCCGGGCGCTGCCGCTTCCACGACTGCGCCCACCTCTCCGAGCCCGGCTGCGCGGTGACCGCCGCCATCGAGGACGGGTCCCTCTCCGTGCGGCGGCTCGACAGCTACCGCAAACTGCTGCGCGAGAACCAGCGGATCGTCGCCAAGACCGACGCCCGCGTCCGTACCGAGATCCTGCGCGAGTGGAAGCGCAAGGGGGCGGAGGGACGGGCCTCCATGGAGGCCAAGCGGGGGCGTGTCCGGTAG
- a CDS encoding DUF456 domain-containing protein, whose amino-acid sequence MSVWQLVAVALVMLLGLVGVLVPGVPGQAIVWAAVLWWALTDVSPLAWGVLIGSTAVLLLNQALKPLLPPRRPRESGAPRRTLLVGGLAAIGGFFVLPVVGGALGYVGGVYGVERLRLGSRSAGWASVRSVMRATGYAVLVELYACLLVAGAWLGAVVLG is encoded by the coding sequence ATGAGTGTGTGGCAGCTCGTCGCCGTGGCCCTGGTGATGCTGCTCGGGCTGGTCGGGGTCCTGGTACCCGGCGTACCGGGCCAGGCGATCGTCTGGGCCGCCGTGCTCTGGTGGGCGCTGACCGACGTGTCGCCGCTCGCCTGGGGGGTGCTGATCGGGTCGACGGCGGTCCTGCTGCTGAACCAGGCGCTGAAACCCCTTCTGCCGCCGCGTCGGCCGAGGGAGTCGGGGGCGCCGCGCCGGACCCTGCTCGTCGGCGGGCTGGCCGCCATCGGGGGGTTCTTCGTGCTGCCGGTGGTGGGCGGGGCCCTCGGTTACGTCGGCGGTGTCTACGGCGTCGAGCGGCTGCGGCTGGGGTCCCGGAGCGCCGGCTGGGCCTCGGTCAGGTCGGTGATGCGGGCGACGGGGTACGCGGTGCTGGTGGAGCTGTACGCGTGTCTGCTGGTGGCCGGGGCGTGGCTGGGCGCGGTGGTCCTGGGCTGA
- a CDS encoding helix-turn-helix domain-containing protein, with product MLSAIGLDERQEAAYRALVALGAAELPHLAHRLGLPEAETERTLRRLEQQGLAAQSSARSDRWVAAPPGVALGALLIQQRHELDQAELASALLAAEYRAEASEPTVHDLVEVVTGANAVAHRFHQLQLGAAFEVCALVTGNPIAVSGMDNESEERAAARGVSFRVVVEREVLSLPQGILELSVALGRDEQCRVVERVPTKLVVADRALAMVPLTGRNAEPAALVVHASGLLESLMGLFEAVWREAMPLRLGEQGCLKEDESGPDPTDLEILSLLLAGLTDASVAKQLELGLRTVQRRVKGLMELTGVSTRLQLGWHAYERGWVARSHPRR from the coding sequence ATGCTGAGTGCCATAGGTCTCGACGAACGACAGGAAGCGGCCTACCGTGCGCTGGTCGCCCTGGGGGCGGCCGAACTCCCACATCTCGCCCACCGTTTGGGGCTGCCGGAGGCGGAGACCGAGCGGACTTTGCGCCGGCTGGAGCAGCAGGGGCTGGCCGCGCAGTCGTCGGCGCGCTCCGACCGGTGGGTGGCGGCGCCGCCCGGCGTCGCGCTGGGCGCCCTGCTGATCCAGCAGCGGCACGAGCTGGACCAGGCGGAGCTGGCGTCGGCGCTGCTGGCCGCCGAGTACCGCGCCGAGGCCAGCGAACCGACCGTGCACGACCTGGTGGAGGTGGTGACCGGGGCGAACGCGGTGGCCCATCGCTTCCATCAGTTGCAGCTGGGGGCGGCGTTCGAGGTCTGCGCGCTGGTGACCGGGAACCCGATCGCGGTGAGCGGCATGGACAACGAGTCGGAGGAGCGGGCGGCGGCGCGCGGGGTGTCGTTCCGCGTGGTCGTCGAGCGCGAGGTGCTGTCGCTGCCGCAGGGCATCCTGGAGCTGTCGGTCGCGCTGGGCAGGGACGAGCAGTGCCGGGTGGTGGAGCGGGTGCCGACGAAGCTGGTGGTCGCGGACCGGGCCCTGGCCATGGTGCCGTTGACCGGCCGGAACGCCGAGCCCGCGGCTCTGGTCGTCCATGCGAGCGGTCTGCTGGAGTCGCTGATGGGGCTGTTCGAGGCCGTCTGGCGCGAGGCGATGCCGCTCCGGCTGGGCGAGCAGGGGTGTCTGAAGGAGGACGAGAGCGGCCCCGACCCCACCGACCTGGAGATCCTGTCGCTGCTGCTCGCGGGTCTGACGGACGCGAGTGTCGCCAAGCAGCTGGAGCTGGGGCTGCGGACCGTGCAGCGCAGGGTGAAGGGGCTCATGGAGCTGACGGGTGTGTCGACCCGGCTCCAGCTCGGCTGGCACGCGTACGAGCGCGGCTGGGTGGCCCGCAGCCACCCCCGGCGCTGA
- a CDS encoding protein phosphatase 2C domain-containing protein — MSQQGENSTDHEDEWWRKLYDGAAPDTGPAAARDTLDDRFDSAADAVSSPTDPAEGPTFPADDPADPYSGPYDRAADIGPYDPADPYAHADLDEEALLADRDHEDTVITDAWRGAVSPGTRPSAPDSPTPRPSAPNPPMPRPPAPDPPTPRPPAPDRRPPDPRSPVLGPPPQRPPAPGPASPPGVVRFAAPWETPAGPAVPRTFAVPVPPPPPPAESRNDTAGGRHAKGPAPQEAGAPLPVTGRRPDAPGHLGERPPAYEPEPATLPATTPLNLDGLVPDTVLDGARYGTYALRTVSVRGDAARFRGEPRSDALLTARFGSGEGGLVLVAVARGTRGAEGAHLAAADACRWIGGGVGRSHARLSEDIRAGRRGELKSGLHRLTDRTYGKLRSRAAELGLDPREHAVGLRCLLLSADPRCRTRVFFGVGGGGLFRLRDGVWQDLEPTLPEGGAATGEAVVGFGSPPRDPYASGPPDTAEDRLTLDLQIPTPPGPYIEDPLPPPPEPFRFRASVARSGDTLLLCSPGLADPMRAEPALAGELAARWAPEGPPGLADFLADLHIRIDGYAEDRTAAAVWEA, encoded by the coding sequence ATGAGTCAGCAGGGGGAGAACTCCACCGACCACGAGGACGAGTGGTGGCGCAAGCTCTACGACGGGGCCGCGCCGGACACCGGACCCGCCGCCGCACGGGACACTCTGGACGACCGCTTCGACTCCGCCGCGGACGCGGTGAGTTCGCCGACGGATCCGGCCGAGGGCCCGACGTTCCCGGCCGACGACCCGGCCGACCCGTACAGCGGCCCGTACGACCGGGCCGCCGACATCGGCCCCTACGATCCGGCTGACCCGTACGCCCACGCCGACCTCGACGAGGAAGCCCTCCTCGCGGACCGGGACCACGAGGACACGGTCATCACGGACGCCTGGCGCGGCGCGGTGTCACCCGGCACGCGCCCGTCCGCGCCCGACTCGCCCACGCCGCGCCCGTCCGCGCCCAACCCGCCCATGCCGCGCCCGCCCGCGCCCGACCCGCCCACGCCGCGCCCGCCCGCGCCCGACCGGCGACCGCCCGACCCCCGCTCGCCGGTGCTCGGACCGCCGCCGCAGCGCCCGCCCGCCCCGGGCCCCGCGTCGCCGCCCGGCGTCGTCCGGTTCGCGGCACCGTGGGAGACGCCCGCCGGGCCGGCCGTGCCCCGTACCTTCGCCGTGCCCGTACCCCCGCCCCCGCCTCCGGCGGAGAGCCGGAACGACACGGCCGGTGGCAGGCACGCCAAGGGCCCCGCCCCGCAGGAAGCGGGTGCGCCGCTCCCGGTCACCGGGCGCCGGCCGGACGCTCCCGGCCACCTCGGGGAGCGCCCGCCGGCCTACGAGCCCGAGCCCGCCACCCTGCCGGCCACCACGCCGCTCAACCTCGACGGACTCGTCCCCGACACCGTCCTCGACGGTGCCCGGTACGGCACGTACGCGCTCCGCACCGTCTCCGTACGCGGCGACGCGGCCCGGTTCCGCGGCGAACCCCGGAGCGACGCGCTGCTCACCGCGCGGTTCGGCAGCGGCGAGGGCGGCCTCGTCCTCGTCGCCGTGGCCCGGGGCACCCGGGGCGCCGAAGGGGCGCACCTCGCGGCGGCGGACGCCTGCCGCTGGATCGGCGGTGGGGTCGGTCGCAGCCACGCGCGCCTCTCCGAGGACATCCGGGCCGGGCGCCGGGGCGAGCTGAAATCCGGGCTGCACCGGCTCACCGACCGCACGTACGGCAAGCTCAGGTCCCGCGCCGCCGAACTGGGACTGGACCCGCGGGAGCACGCGGTCGGGCTGCGCTGCCTGCTGCTCTCCGCCGACCCGCGCTGCCGCACCCGGGTGTTCTTCGGCGTCGGCGGCGGAGGCCTCTTCCGGCTGCGCGACGGCGTCTGGCAGGACCTCGAACCCACCCTCCCCGAGGGCGGGGCGGCCACCGGTGAGGCGGTCGTCGGCTTCGGCTCCCCGCCGCGCGACCCCTACGCCTCCGGCCCGCCCGACACCGCCGAGGACCGGCTGACGCTGGACCTCCAGATCCCGACGCCCCCGGGGCCGTACATCGAGGACCCGCTGCCCCCGCCCCCGGAGCCCTTCAGGTTCCGGGCCTCCGTGGCCCGTTCGGGCGACACGCTACTGCTCTGTTCCCCCGGACTCGCCGACCCGATGCGTGCCGAGCCGGCTCTCGCCGGGGAACTCGCCGCGCGCTGGGCTCCCGAGGGTCCGCCCGGCCTCGCGGACTTCCTGGCGGACCTCCACATCCGGATCGACGGGTACGCCGAGGACCGCACCGCCGCCGCGGTCTGGGAGGCGTAA